A stretch of the Aphis gossypii isolate Hap1 chromosome 2, ASM2018417v2, whole genome shotgun sequence genome encodes the following:
- the LOC114125870 gene encoding mucin-2-like: MVGSMSRIIVLVCMIYHSSCDVTDRGSRGSSSPTQGTFNCKSEGFHSDPSDCTSFYRCVNFGAGTYYTKFKFQCSPGTVFDPENSVCVHPSFSNREECKNVQFSNPEPEPSPEESNSWNSQPNGGSNQPNSNKPNNSGYGSTAPEYLSQPSSNYDYGRPQSGYKPTQTEYVQPQSPPIYQPPPYIPPQPNSPSSNYKPQQPGYVESNQPSYNQPQPQPSYNNPQPQSGYIPTSSQPAQKPNYNQPPQPGYAQPSTPPSQQFNYNQPPQSGYIPPSQQSSYNQPPQSGYIPPSHQPSNNQPPQYNYVQPVLSTSQPNYYQPSNPNYNQPQSTYAPPVQPEDGYNQQSSSESPENEVDNESPNQPEETSSTGPNCVSEGFHPYDEGCSKKFIRCVDKGDGTFTKYEFDCGEGTLWDNSQQTCNHAHLVNCGTTEAATPSTIQSDSTVAQQITTANQWSSSMTSSSSMMSSSSSSSSSSSSSQFSTSAIIAGQTNGGQQSTSQGASSTTVAMNQGSNQAESASTNQQSATSGSSQAVTSGFNQQTTSAAANQQTTSAAANQQTTSAGASQQTTSAAANQQTTSAAANQQTTSAGANQQTTSAGVNQQTTSAGANQQTTSAASNQQTTSAGANQQTTGFGSNQQTTSVGSNQQTTGAGSNQQTTGAGSNQQINNSGNKPTSPMSSTLKPTTPIYTTKKPTVSTTPKPTTPQPTTSKPTTSKPITNKPTTSKPTTQKPIISSTTQKVTTTTQSTSTLPTTTTQRATTTTTKKPTQYTSTSKPTTQSTTKPSVTTTIKPTNKPVYQSSTTIKPVSQQSTKTPPTTSSSTNHQTQQPSTTDTCTAEGFFPDSKDCNKFYRCVGNGKGFTKYNFNCGPGTVWDHVNNVCNHPWAVDRDCSKSSSSSTTGSTESITSNSSENPISSQPNNPETSTKLPTTSYPQSSTSSQTTQTQTSTTTSSQQTSSVTSQTVVSTNNSTAPCNTSPKPPSKIVCNGSGFFPHPDDCKKFYRCVDWDGDKGERFSVYHFDCPEGTIFDPSLNVCNHEASVYPPRDCSGSSSPQISSTSTPTTETSTTTQASTIVTTEGQTDTTGPSETNEPELKPTSSLPETESTTSSQPETNPPTTNPTGTDPVTSSVTETTTSQIETNPPTTSPTETNPPTTSPTETNPPTTNPSETNPPTTSPSETNPPTTNPSETNPPTTSPSETNPPTTNPSETNSPTTSQTETTDSETNQPTTETLPATTTSPETSNSTDKCPTLEPDQVALVCPTGFRRHPKNCNLFYQCTIADNNDIKVLVLACSNGTYYDQKRIQCLPPDEAESCPLNDEGRSEPLEEILPTVQIQPYRQLCPSEGMFGSPNDCQTFVKCNRNARGILNGQMFQCPEGQSFWDTSKKCEKNRKIPMCNKLGPKLNWQTSLAPVLAN; the protein is encoded by the exons ATGGTGGGTTCGATGAGCCGAATCATCGTCTTAGTGTGCATGATTTACCATTCTTCGTGTG ATGTTACTGACAGAGGATCGAGAGGTAGTTCAAGTCCCACACAAGGaacatttaattgtaaatcagAAGGGTTTCATTCAGACCCGTCTGACTGTACATCATTTTACAGATGTGTAAATTTTGGAGCTGGAACATACTATACCAAGTTTAAATTCCAATGTTCTCCTGGAACTGTTTTTGATCCAGAAAACTCTGTATGCGTACATCCTTCTTTTTCTAACAGAGAAGAAtgcaaaaatgtacaatttagtAATCCTGAGCCTGAACCTAGCCCAGAAGAATCTAATTCATGGAATTCACAACCTAATGGCGGCTCAAATCAACCAAACTCTAATAAACCAAATAACTCAGGTTATGGTTCAACCGCCCCTGAATATTTAAGTCAGCCATCTTCAAACTATGACTATGGGCGCCCACAGTCTGGTTATAAGCCAACACAAACTGAATACGTACAACCTCAATCACCACCAATATACCAACCTCCCCCATACATACCACCACAACCAAACTCTCCATCTAGTAATTATAAACCTCAACAGCCAGGATACGTAGAATCTAATCAACCAAGTTATAATCAACCACAGCCTCAACCAAGTTATAATAATCCACAACCTCAATCTGGTTACATTCCAACTTCATCACAACCGGCacaaaaaccaaattataacCAACCTCCACAACCTGGTTACGCACAACCATCAACGCCACCATCACAACAGTTCAATTATAATCAACCACCACAATCTGGTTACATACCGCCTAGTCAACAATCTAGCTATAATCAACCACCACAATCTGGTTACATACCACCTAGTCATCAACCAAGTAATAATCAACCACCGCAATACAATTATGTGCAACCTGTATTATCAACGTCGCaaccaaattattatcaaccaTCAAACCCTAATTACAATCAACCACAATCTACTTATGCGCCTCCTGTTCAACCAGAAGATGGCTACAATCAGCAATCATCATCAGAAAGTCCTGAAAATGAAGTAGATAATGAATCACCTAATCAACCAGAAGAAACTAGTTCTACTGGACCAAATTGTGTGTCAGAAGGATTCCATCCATACGATGAAGGTTGTAgcaaaaaatttataagatgTGTGGACAAAGGTGATGGGACTTTTACCAAATATGAATTTGACTGTGGTGAAGGAACCTTATGGGATAATAGCCAACAAACATGCAACCATGCTCATCTAGTAAATTGTGGAACCACAGAAGCAGCTACACCTTCCACAATTCAATCAGATTCTACCGTAGCACAACAAATAACTACAGCCAACCAATGGTCAAGTTCAATGACTTCTAGTTCATCTATGATGTCAAGCTCAAGTTCAAGTTCTAGTAGTTCTTCAAGTAGTCAATTTTCAACTTCAGCTATCATTGCTGGTCAAACAAATGGAGGACAACAATCTACATCTCAAGGTGCTTCTTCAACAACAGTCGCTATGAATCAAGGTTCAAACCAAGCTGAAAGTGCTAGCACAAATCAACAATCTGCTACTTCTGGGTCTAGTCAAGCCGTAACATCTGGATTTAACCAGCAAACAACTAGTGCCGCAGCCAACCAACAAACAACTAGTGCCGCTGCCAATCAACAAACAACCAGTGCCGGAGCTAGCCAACAAACAACTAGTGCCGCAGCCAACCAACAAACAACTAGTGCCGCTGCCAACCAACAAACAACTAGTGCTGGGGCTAACCAACAAACAACTAGCGCGGGAGTCAACCAACAAACAACTAGCGCTGGAGCTAACCAACAGACAACTAGTGCCGCATCCAACCAACAAACAACTAGTGCCGGAGCAAACCAACAAACAACTGGTTTTGGATCTAATCAACAGACAACTAGCGTTGGATCAAATCAACAAACAACTGGTGCAGGATCTAATCAACAGACAACTGGTGCAGGATCtaatcaacaaataaataattctggAAATAAACCAACTTCGCCAATGTCATCAACATTAAAACCAACAACGCcaatttatacaacaaaaaaaccaACGGTATCGACAACTCCGAAACCAACTACTCCGCAACCAACAACTTCAAAACCAACCACTTCAAAACCAATCACAAATAAGCCGACCACATCTAAACCAACCACtcaaaaaccaataatttcaAGTACCACGCAAAAAGTTACAACAACGACTCAGTCAACATCTACTTTACCAACAACTACAACACAAAGAGCCACTACGACTACCACTAAAAAACCAACGCAATACACTTCAACTTCTAAACCAACCACTCAATCAACTACTAAACCATCTGTTACGACAACCATTAAACCCACAAACAAACCTGTATATCAATCATCAACAACTATTAAACCAGTAAGTCAGCAATCTACGAAAACACCACCAACCACATCATCATCTACAAATCATCAAACGCAACAACCTTCAACAACAGACACTTGTACTGCAGAAGGATTTTTCCCAGATTCTAAAGATTGTAACAAGTTTTATAGATGTGTTGGTAATGGAAAAggatttactaaatataactttaactGCGGTCCAGGGACTGTTTGGGATCatgttaataatgtatgtaatcaTCCATGGGCAGTGGATAGGGATTGTTCTAAATCAAGTTCATCGTCTACAACTGGATCAACAGAATCAATTACATCTAATAGTTCTGAAAATCCAATATCAAGTCAACCTAATAATCCAGAAACATCCACAAAATTGCCTACAACTTCTTACCCTCAGTCATCAACAAGTAGTCAAACTACCCAAACCCAGACTTCGACAACTACTTCTAGTCAACAAACATCTTCAGTCACAAGTCAAACAGTTGTATCGACCAATAATTCAACTGCTCCTTGTAATACTTCACCAAAACCACCTAGTAAAATAGTGTGTAATGGAAGTGGATTTTTCCCTCATCCCGATGATTGTAAAAAGTTCTATAGATGTGTCGACTGGGACGGTGATAAAGGTGAACGATTTTCTGTGTACCACTTTGACTGCCCCGAAGGAACTATTTTTGATCCTAGCTTAAACGTTTGTAATCACGAAGCTTCTGTATACCCTCCCAGAGATTGTTCTGGATCAAGCTCCCCTCAAATTAGTAGTACTAGTACTCCAACAACTGAAACATCTACTACCACTCAAGCAAGTACTATAGTAACAACTGAAGGTCAAACTGATACAACAGGACCTTCTGAAACTAATGAACCAGAATTAAAACCAACTTCAAGTTTACCAGAAACAGAATCTACTACATCTAGTCAACCAGAAACTAATCCACCAACAACTAATCCTACAGGAACTGATCCTGTAACGTCTAGTGTAACTGAGACTACAACGAGTCAAATAGAAACTAACCCTCCTACAACTAGTCCAACGGAAACAAATCCACCTACGACTAGTCCAACGGAAACAAATCCACCAACAACTAATCCATCGGAAACAAATCCTCCGACGACAAGTCCTTCAGAAACAAATCCACCAACGACAAATCCATCAGAAACAAATCCACCTACTACAAGTCCATCAGAAACTAATCCTCCAACAACTAATCCATCGGAAACAAATTCACCTACAACAAGTCAAACAGAAACAACAGATTCTGAAACAAATCAACCGACAACAGAAACATTACCTGCCACAACAACTTCACCAGAAACTTCGAACTCCACTGACAAATGTCCCACTTTAGAGCCGGATCAAGTTGCATTAGTGTGCCCAACAGGCTTTAGAAGGCAtccaaaaaattgtaacttatTTTATCAGTGTACAATAGCAGATAATAATGACATAAAGGTATTGGTTCTCGCGTGTTCAAATGGTACTTACTATGACCAAAAGAGAATACAATGTTTACCACCAGATGAAGCTGAATCATGTCCATTAAACGATGAAGGCCGGTCAGAACCACTTGAAGAGATACTACCAACT GTCCAGATTCAACCTTATCGGCAATTATGTCCATCAGAAGGAATGTTTGGTTCTCCAAATGATTGTCaaacatttgtaaaatgtaatagaaaCGCTCGAGGAATTCTCaatg GTCAAATGTTTCAATGCCCCGAAGGTCAGAGCTTTTGGGATACATCTAAAAAATGtgagaaaaatagaaaaattccCATGTGTAATAAACTCGGCCCTAAGCTAAATTGGCAAACGAGTCTAGCCCCTGTTCTTgctaattaa